In a genomic window of Streptomyces sp. NBC_01231:
- a CDS encoding ABC transporter permease, whose translation MNVRQWWRDLAMGVRFAFAGGREGWVRALLTAVGVGLGVALLLLTTAIPNALAVRHDREAARQDLNYGDTDTKMPRSDHSLLIAQVDTDFRDKEVRGRELTPEGPRAPLPPGLEKFPAKGEMVVSLKLKQLLESDSGRLLRERLPQRIVGTIGESGLVGSAELAFYRGGEDLAEHLAGGGAARIDRFGEVNPTSEETDPVLILLILVVFVVLLMPVAVFIAAAVRFGGERRDRRLAALRLVGSDGMGTRRIAAGEALAGAVLGLVFGAGFFMIGRQVAGSIEVFDVSVYPSYLNPSPALALLVGLTVPAAAVLVTLFALRGVVIEPLGVVRTAKPARRRLWWRLLLPLGGLALLYPMVGQGRDDGDFNQYLVVGGVMLLLIGVTALLPWIVESVVGRLGGGGVAWQLAVRRLQLSSGTAARMVNGIAVAVAGAIALQMLFAGVDQDYTENTGYDVSRFQMQVTVFNGTPLDEATDKLRRTEGVRQAQAYSEGYLGERRKDPELGAQVTVGDCASLRKVARLPSCRDGDAFAVQSATDGSDGVDSIPPQLAKPGRTLYLDPSYEGGPKSVEAPWVVPSDLKQAQVQTRPDPTGTKRGGFLITPKALPAAAAPALAGQVYLHLDESVPDVHDRVRNTAATIDPLSEPMDWQSVEQTDQYTAIRTGLFVGASCVLALIGASLLVSQLEQLRERKKLLSALIAFGTRRRTLSLSVLWQTAIPVAIGLLLASTVGLTLGAVLQRMTDTKMRVDWPSVLSMTGVGAAVVLVVTLLSLPPLLRLMRPDGLRTE comes from the coding sequence ATGAACGTGCGGCAGTGGTGGCGGGACCTTGCCATGGGGGTCAGGTTCGCCTTCGCCGGCGGGCGCGAGGGATGGGTCCGGGCGCTGCTGACCGCGGTCGGGGTCGGGCTCGGGGTGGCGTTGCTGCTGCTGACGACGGCGATCCCGAACGCGCTGGCGGTACGGCACGACCGGGAGGCCGCCCGCCAGGACCTCAACTACGGCGACACCGATACGAAGATGCCCAGGTCGGACCACTCGCTACTGATCGCGCAGGTCGACACGGATTTCCGCGACAAGGAGGTCCGGGGGCGGGAGCTGACGCCGGAGGGGCCGCGGGCGCCGCTGCCGCCCGGTCTGGAGAAGTTCCCGGCCAAGGGCGAGATGGTGGTCTCCCTCAAGCTGAAGCAGCTTCTGGAGTCCGACTCCGGCAGATTGCTGCGCGAGCGGTTGCCGCAGCGGATCGTCGGCACGATCGGCGAGAGCGGGCTGGTCGGCTCGGCGGAGCTCGCCTTCTACCGGGGCGGCGAGGACCTCGCAGAGCACCTCGCCGGTGGCGGGGCTGCCCGCATCGATCGGTTCGGGGAGGTGAACCCGACCTCCGAGGAGACCGACCCGGTACTGATCCTGCTGATCCTGGTCGTCTTCGTGGTGCTGCTGATGCCGGTCGCCGTGTTCATCGCCGCGGCCGTGCGCTTCGGCGGCGAGCGCCGCGACCGGCGGCTCGCGGCACTGCGGCTGGTCGGCTCGGACGGCATGGGGACCCGGCGGATCGCCGCCGGTGAGGCCCTCGCGGGCGCGGTGCTGGGGCTGGTGTTCGGCGCGGGCTTCTTCATGATCGGCCGTCAGGTGGCGGGCTCGATCGAGGTGTTCGACGTCAGCGTGTACCCGAGCTATCTCAACCCCTCCCCCGCGCTCGCCCTGCTAGTCGGGCTCACCGTGCCGGCGGCCGCCGTCCTGGTCACGCTGTTCGCGCTGCGCGGGGTGGTGATCGAGCCGCTCGGCGTGGTGCGCACCGCGAAACCGGCGCGGCGTCGGCTGTGGTGGCGGCTGCTGCTGCCGCTGGGCGGGCTCGCGCTGCTCTACCCGATGGTCGGGCAGGGCCGGGACGACGGCGACTTCAACCAGTACCTGGTCGTCGGCGGTGTCATGCTGCTGCTCATCGGCGTGACCGCGCTGCTGCCGTGGATCGTCGAGTCGGTCGTCGGACGGCTCGGCGGCGGCGGGGTGGCCTGGCAACTGGCCGTACGCAGGCTTCAGTTGAGCAGCGGTACGGCTGCCCGCATGGTCAACGGCATCGCGGTCGCGGTAGCCGGGGCGATCGCGCTGCAGATGCTGTTCGCCGGAGTGGACCAGGACTACACCGAGAACACCGGCTACGACGTCTCGCGGTTCCAGATGCAGGTGACGGTGTTCAACGGCACACCGCTCGACGAGGCCACCGACAAGCTCCGCCGGACCGAGGGCGTGCGCCAGGCCCAGGCCTACTCCGAGGGATACCTCGGCGAGCGGCGCAAGGACCCGGAGCTGGGCGCCCAGGTGACCGTCGGGGACTGCGCGTCGCTGCGGAAGGTGGCCCGCCTGCCCTCGTGCCGGGACGGTGACGCCTTCGCCGTCCAGAGCGCCACGGACGGGAGCGACGGGGTCGACAGCATCCCCCCGCAGCTGGCGAAGCCCGGCCGGACGCTGTACCTCGACCCGTCCTACGAGGGCGGCCCGAAGAGCGTGGAGGCTCCCTGGGTGGTGCCGTCGGACCTGAAGCAGGCGCAGGTGCAAACCCGGCCGGACCCGACCGGGACAAAGCGGGGCGGCTTCCTGATCACCCCGAAGGCGCTGCCTGCCGCGGCCGCTCCGGCACTGGCCGGACAGGTCTATCTGCATCTCGACGAGTCCGTTCCGGACGTGCACGACCGGGTGCGGAACACGGCGGCGACCATCGACCCGCTGAGCGAACCCATGGACTGGCAGTCTGTCGAACAGACCGACCAGTACACCGCGATCCGCACCGGCCTGTTCGTCGGCGCCTCGTGTGTGCTGGCGCTGATCGGGGCGAGCCTGCTGGTGTCGCAGCTGGAGCAACTGCGGGAGCGCAAGAAGCTGTTGTCGGCGCTGATCGCCTTCGGCACCCGGCGGCGCACGCTGAGCCTGTCGGTGCTGTGGCAGACGGCGATCCCCGTCGCGATCGGTCTGCTGCTGGCGTCGACGGTGGGGCTGACGCTGGGCGCGGTGCTGCAGCGGATGACGGACACCAAGATGCGGGTGGACTGGCCGAGCGTGCTGTCCATGACCGGTGTGGGCGCGGCCGTCGTCCTGGTGGTGACGCTGCTCAGCCTGCCGCCGCTGCTCCGGCTGATGCGGCCGGACGGGCTGCGGACGGAGTAG
- a CDS encoding ABC transporter ATP-binding protein — translation MTHPAGSLLTADDLRKAYGPTLALDGAEFSIHPGEVVAVMGPSGSGKSTLLHCLAGIVTPDSGSITYNGREMATMNDAQRSALRRSEFGFVFQFGQLVPELTCMENVALPLRLNGTSRKEAERTALSWMERLEVDDLRKKRPGEVSGGQGQRVAVARSLVTSPRVLFADEPTGALDSLNGERVMELLTEAARSTNAAVVLVTHEARVAAYSDREIVVRDGRSRDMERVI, via the coding sequence GTGACGCATCCCGCCGGTTCCCTGCTCACGGCCGACGACCTGCGCAAGGCGTACGGCCCGACCCTCGCGCTCGACGGCGCCGAGTTCTCCATCCACCCCGGTGAGGTCGTCGCCGTGATGGGCCCGTCGGGGTCCGGGAAGTCGACGCTGCTGCACTGTCTCGCCGGGATCGTGACGCCCGACTCGGGGTCGATCACGTACAACGGGCGCGAGATGGCCACCATGAACGACGCCCAGCGCAGTGCGCTCAGGCGCAGCGAGTTCGGGTTCGTGTTCCAGTTCGGGCAGCTCGTCCCCGAGTTGACCTGCATGGAGAACGTCGCCCTGCCGCTGCGGCTGAACGGGACCTCCCGCAAGGAGGCCGAGCGGACCGCGCTGTCGTGGATGGAGCGGCTGGAGGTCGACGATCTGCGCAAGAAGCGGCCCGGCGAGGTGTCCGGCGGGCAGGGGCAGCGGGTCGCCGTGGCGCGGTCTCTGGTCACCAGCCCGCGGGTGCTGTTCGCCGACGAGCCGACCGGCGCGCTCGACTCGCTCAACGGCGAGCGCGTGATGGAGCTGCTCACCGAGGCGGCGCGGTCCACCAACGCCGCCGTGGTGCTGGTCACGCACGAGGCCCGGGTGGCCGCCTACTCCGACCGCGAGATCGTCGTACGGGACGGCAGGTCCCGGGACATGGAGCGGGTCATATGA
- a CDS encoding PadR family transcriptional regulator encodes MSIGHTLLGLLESGPRHGYDLKRTFDEKFGHDRPLHYGQVYSTMSRLLKNGLVEVDGVEPGDGPERKRYAITEAGITDVQRWLATPEKPEPYLQSTLYTKVVLALLTRRDATDILDAQRAEHLRMMRILTDRKRKGDLADQLICDHALFHLEADLRWLELTASRLDKLAEAVAR; translated from the coding sequence ATGTCCATCGGTCACACTCTTCTGGGGCTCCTGGAGTCCGGCCCGCGCCACGGTTACGACCTCAAGCGGACCTTCGACGAGAAGTTCGGTCACGACCGGCCACTGCACTACGGCCAGGTCTACTCGACGATGTCCCGCCTGCTCAAGAACGGGCTCGTCGAGGTCGACGGCGTCGAGCCCGGCGACGGGCCGGAGCGCAAGCGGTACGCCATCACCGAGGCCGGGATCACCGACGTGCAGCGGTGGCTCGCGACGCCGGAGAAGCCCGAGCCGTATCTGCAGTCGACCCTGTACACCAAGGTCGTCCTCGCTCTGCTGACGCGGCGCGACGCGACCGACATCCTCGACGCCCAGCGTGCCGAGCATCTGCGGATGATGCGGATCCTCACCGACCGCAAGCGCAAGGGCGATCTGGCCGACCAGCTCATCTGCGACCACGCCCTGTTCCACCTGGAGGCCGACCTGCGCTGGCTCGAACTGACGGCCTCGCGGCTCGACAAGCTCGCCGAGGCGGTGGCCAGGTGA
- a CDS encoding SPFH domain-containing protein yields MTTNDSAPTADVPAMPAPRVREFTAHSIGGGLALLLGLIGLMLGIGMVVSATAVAATGAKAALIVVGILTGLAAFVAMCGLNMVAPGEARVVQLFGRYQGTIREDGLRWVNPLTSREKISTRVRNHETAVLKVNDAYGNPIELAAVVVWKVEDTAQASFEVDDFLEFVATQTEAAVRHIAIEYPYDAHEEDGLSLRGNAEEITEKLAVELHARVEAAGVHIIESRFTHLAYAPEIASAMLQRQQAGAVVAARRQIVDGAVGMVEAALARITEQGIVELDEERKAAMVSNLMVVLCGDRAPQPVLNTGTLYQ; encoded by the coding sequence ATGACCACGAACGACTCCGCACCGACCGCCGACGTACCCGCGATGCCCGCGCCACGCGTGCGGGAGTTCACCGCGCACAGCATCGGCGGTGGTCTCGCGCTGCTGCTGGGCCTTATCGGACTGATGCTCGGCATCGGCATGGTGGTGAGCGCCACCGCGGTGGCCGCGACCGGCGCCAAGGCCGCCCTGATCGTCGTCGGCATCCTGACAGGTCTCGCCGCGTTCGTCGCGATGTGCGGACTGAACATGGTGGCGCCGGGCGAGGCCCGGGTCGTCCAGCTCTTCGGGCGCTACCAGGGCACGATCCGCGAGGACGGGCTGCGGTGGGTGAACCCCCTCACCTCCCGGGAGAAGATCTCCACCCGGGTCCGCAACCACGAGACCGCGGTCCTCAAGGTCAACGACGCCTACGGCAACCCCATCGAGCTGGCCGCGGTCGTGGTGTGGAAGGTGGAGGACACCGCGCAGGCCAGCTTCGAGGTGGACGACTTCCTGGAGTTCGTCGCCACCCAGACCGAGGCGGCCGTGCGCCACATCGCCATCGAGTACCCGTACGACGCCCACGAGGAGGACGGCCTCTCGCTGCGCGGCAACGCGGAGGAGATCACCGAGAAGCTCGCCGTCGAACTGCACGCGCGCGTGGAGGCGGCCGGCGTGCACATCATCGAGTCGCGCTTCACGCACCTCGCGTACGCGCCGGAGATAGCCTCGGCGATGCTCCAGCGACAGCAGGCCGGGGCGGTCGTGGCGGCCCGGCGGCAGATCGTCGACGGCGCGGTGGGGATGGTCGAGGCGGCCCTCGCCCGGATCACCGAGCAGGGCATCGTCGAACTGGACGAGGAACGGAAGGCGGCGATGGTGTCCAACCTGATGGTGGTGCTGTGCGGCGACCGCGCGCCCCAGCCGGTGCTGAACACGGGGACCCTCTACCAGTGA
- a CDS encoding penicillin-binding protein — translation MGRAEERRARQRGGHRAAPPSSSSSPTAGVEGGGRAAARKAAKGKGGGKSGPAGKPRKSGIRRLFTWKKVLGTFFGLCLLGIGSFIVLYIMVPVPEGNAAAQAASQQSNVYKYSDGTVLARYGKVNREIVDLSKVPKDVQHTFVAAENKTFYTDSGIDLKGTARGLYNTLMGRGAQGGSTITQQYVKNYYLSQEQTVTRKLKEMVISLKVDRQQSKDEILAGYINTSYYGRNAYGIQAAAQAYYRVDADQLTVEQGAYLAALLQAPSQYDWAVASKTGKKLVKNRWNYVLDNMVEEDWLDKADRDTMEFDPPKEPKAAAGLEGQKGYLVDLANTQVEDQLMKQQGISRSQAEAQVIGKGWTITLNIDKKKQAKLEQAVKAQLTSKLDPKKRKVDKNVQAGAVSVDPKTGEIVALYGGVDYFKHFRSNATRTDYQPASTFKPVILAAALEDDAVTQSDKPITTDTIYDGTSKRPVEGSDIAFGPENEDDQDYGDVTVQTAMNKSINSVFAQMGVDVGMDKVLQMGEKLGMDTGDLKPVPALTLGTMGASPLQMAGVYATLDNHGKQVTPSIVKSAEHATSKVEMPDPIGEEVLSPETADTVTSVLTGVVDDGTASKSVARNPARDGQQVAGKTGTSDDNKSAWFTGYTPDLVTSVGLFGEDQKTSAQVKMYGAGGNPRVNGGGFPAQIWAAYTFGVSAKNSKFDLDTDQGAAVKPTKSPTATQPPPSQTQTSEPPKEEPTSEPPPSQTSTSEPPSEPPTTSAPPPTAPSTSPPITPPTGDGTPEDPLDPDDQL, via the coding sequence ATGGGACGAGCCGAAGAGAGACGAGCGCGACAGCGTGGCGGCCACCGCGCGGCGCCCCCCAGCTCGTCCTCGTCGCCGACTGCGGGTGTCGAGGGCGGCGGCCGGGCCGCCGCCCGCAAGGCGGCCAAGGGCAAGGGCGGCGGCAAGTCCGGACCGGCGGGCAAGCCCAGGAAGAGCGGCATACGCAGGCTGTTCACCTGGAAGAAGGTCCTAGGCACCTTCTTCGGCCTCTGCCTCCTCGGCATCGGCTCCTTCATCGTGCTGTACATCATGGTGCCCGTCCCCGAGGGCAACGCGGCGGCGCAGGCCGCGTCGCAGCAGAGCAACGTCTACAAGTACAGCGACGGCACGGTCCTGGCTCGTTACGGCAAGGTCAACCGCGAGATCGTGGACCTGTCCAAGGTGCCCAAGGACGTCCAGCACACCTTCGTCGCCGCCGAGAACAAGACCTTCTACACCGACTCCGGCATCGACCTGAAGGGCACGGCCCGAGGCCTGTACAACACGCTCATGGGCCGGGGCGCGCAGGGCGGTTCGACCATCACCCAGCAGTACGTCAAGAACTACTACCTCAGCCAGGAGCAGACGGTCACCCGCAAGCTCAAGGAGATGGTCATCTCCCTGAAGGTGGACCGCCAGCAGTCCAAGGACGAAATCCTCGCCGGCTACATCAACACCAGCTACTACGGCCGCAACGCCTACGGCATCCAGGCCGCGGCCCAGGCCTACTACCGGGTCGACGCCGACCAGCTCACGGTCGAGCAGGGCGCGTATCTCGCCGCCCTCCTCCAGGCGCCGAGCCAGTACGACTGGGCGGTCGCGAGCAAGACCGGCAAAAAGCTGGTGAAGAACCGCTGGAACTACGTCCTGGACAACATGGTCGAGGAGGACTGGCTGGACAAGGCCGACCGCGACACCATGGAGTTCGATCCGCCGAAGGAGCCCAAGGCCGCCGCAGGCCTGGAGGGCCAGAAGGGCTACCTGGTCGACCTCGCCAACACGCAGGTCGAGGATCAGCTCATGAAGCAGCAGGGCATCTCGCGCTCTCAGGCGGAGGCCCAGGTCATCGGCAAGGGGTGGACCATCACCCTGAACATCGACAAGAAGAAGCAGGCCAAGCTGGAGCAGGCCGTCAAGGCGCAGCTGACCAGCAAGCTGGATCCGAAGAAGCGGAAGGTCGACAAGAACGTCCAGGCCGGCGCGGTCTCCGTCGACCCGAAGACGGGCGAGATCGTCGCCCTGTACGGCGGCGTGGACTACTTCAAGCACTTCCGGAGCAACGCGACCCGCACGGACTACCAGCCCGCCTCGACCTTCAAGCCGGTGATCCTCGCCGCCGCCCTGGAGGACGACGCGGTGACGCAGTCCGACAAGCCGATCACCACGGACACGATCTACGACGGCACCAGCAAGCGCCCGGTCGAGGGCAGCGACATCGCGTTCGGGCCGGAGAACGAGGACGACCAGGACTACGGCGACGTCACCGTGCAGACGGCGATGAACAAGTCCATCAACTCCGTCTTCGCGCAGATGGGCGTGGACGTCGGCATGGACAAAGTGCTCCAGATGGGCGAGAAGCTCGGCATGGACACCGGCGACCTCAAGCCGGTGCCCGCGCTGACCCTCGGCACCATGGGCGCGAGCCCGCTGCAGATGGCCGGGGTCTACGCCACGCTCGACAACCACGGCAAGCAGGTCACGCCGAGCATCGTCAAGTCGGCCGAGCACGCCACCAGCAAGGTGGAGATGCCCGACCCGATCGGCGAGGAGGTCCTCTCCCCGGAGACCGCCGACACGGTCACCTCGGTGCTGACCGGCGTGGTCGACGACGGCACGGCCAGCAAGTCCGTGGCGAGGAACCCGGCACGCGACGGCCAGCAGGTCGCCGGCAAGACCGGTACCTCCGACGACAACAAGTCGGCCTGGTTCACCGGCTACACGCCCGACCTGGTCACCTCGGTGGGCCTGTTCGGCGAGGACCAGAAGACCAGCGCGCAGGTCAAGATGTACGGCGCGGGCGGCAACCCCCGCGTCAACGGAGGCGGTTTCCCGGCCCAGATCTGGGCGGCGTACACCTTCGGCGTCTCGGCCAAGAACTCCAAGTTCGACCTGGACACCGACCAGGGCGCGGCGGTCAAGCCGACCAAGTCGCCGACGGCCACGCAGCCCCCGCCGTCGCAGACCCAGACGTCCGAGCCGCCCAAGGAGGAGCCGACGTCGGAGCCCCCGCCGTCGCAGACCTCGACGTCCGAGCCGCCCAGCGAGCCACCGACGACGTCGGCGCCGCCGCCTACCGCCCCGTCGACGTCACCGCCGATCACCCCGCCGACGGGCGACGGTACCCCGGAGGATCCCCTCGACCCGGACGACCAGCTCTGA
- a CDS encoding SpoIIE family protein phosphatase — protein sequence MTEQPTFERPQAGVDPADGRGALLRASTGSHPHGADTPSCTPGAGVLPVQARAGEPPSAAPGTTPASGTTTSSGMDNDPGTGPEHSQPAAAEPDTHRPRPVAESIPLQPGAEPSDVLDGSERRTGQGLSAGRPTPMRRDGDRLRFVGAATRRIARGLDLDEIVMGLCRATVPTFSDAILVYLRDPLPVGDERPVGPLVLRLRRTDRIPQERDLEDGILPVPVPDPSELGTIGTELCEVRPGSALAEVLRGVRPVFTDPPAARAALPELLGEGGEFAVPTGRRAILAPLRGRRRVIGAALFLRRPDRIAFEPDDLLVAAQLATHSALGIDKAVLYGREAYIADELQRTMLPETLPRPTGVRLASRYLPAAETARVGGDWYDAIPLPGSRVALVVGDVMGHSMTSAAIMGQLRTTAQTLAGLDLPPQEVLHHLDEQAQRLGTDRMATCLYAVYDPVAHRITIANAGHPPPVLLHLGGRAEVLRVPPGAPIGVGGVDFEAVELDAPAGATLLLYTDGLVESRLRDVWTGIEQLREKLAATAQLTGPDHPPPLEALCDEVLDMLGPGDRDDDIALLAARFDGIAPSDVAYWFLEPEEMAPGRARRLARRALSRWGMEEMSDSVELLVSEVVTNAVRYASRPITLRLLRTDVLRCEVGDDVPQLPRLRQARATDEGGRGLYLVNKLARRWGATRLSTGKVVWFELNSG from the coding sequence GTGACGGAGCAGCCGACCTTCGAACGCCCCCAGGCGGGCGTCGACCCCGCGGACGGCCGTGGGGCGCTCCTGCGTGCCTCCACGGGGTCCCATCCCCACGGCGCGGACACGCCGTCGTGCACGCCCGGCGCCGGCGTGTTACCGGTGCAGGCACGCGCCGGTGAGCCACCGTCGGCCGCCCCTGGTACGACGCCCGCGTCCGGAACGACGACATCGAGCGGCATGGACAATGACCCCGGCACCGGCCCCGAGCACTCCCAGCCGGCCGCCGCCGAGCCCGACACACACCGCCCCCGGCCCGTGGCGGAGAGCATCCCGCTCCAGCCCGGCGCCGAGCCCTCCGACGTCCTCGACGGCTCGGAGCGGCGGACCGGACAGGGGCTGTCGGCGGGCCGGCCCACTCCGATGCGGCGGGACGGCGACCGGCTGCGGTTCGTGGGCGCCGCGACCCGGCGGATCGCCCGGGGCCTCGACCTCGACGAGATCGTGATGGGGCTGTGCCGCGCCACCGTGCCGACGTTCTCGGACGCCATCCTCGTCTATCTGCGCGACCCGCTGCCGGTCGGCGACGAACGGCCCGTCGGGCCGCTGGTGCTGCGGCTGCGCCGCACCGACCGGATCCCGCAGGAGCGGGACCTGGAGGACGGGATCCTGCCGGTTCCGGTGCCGGATCCGTCCGAGCTGGGCACGATCGGCACCGAGCTGTGCGAGGTGCGGCCCGGCAGCGCGCTGGCCGAGGTGCTGCGCGGGGTGCGTCCCGTCTTCACGGACCCGCCCGCCGCACGCGCCGCACTGCCCGAGCTGCTGGGCGAGGGCGGCGAGTTCGCCGTACCGACAGGCAGGCGCGCGATCCTGGCCCCACTGCGCGGCCGTCGCCGGGTGATCGGTGCCGCGCTGTTCCTGCGCCGTCCGGACCGGATCGCCTTCGAGCCGGACGATCTGCTGGTCGCCGCGCAGCTCGCCACGCACAGTGCGCTCGGCATCGACAAGGCGGTGCTGTACGGCCGCGAGGCGTACATCGCCGACGAGTTGCAGCGCACCATGCTGCCGGAGACCCTTCCGCGCCCGACCGGTGTGCGGCTGGCGTCCCGCTATCTGCCGGCCGCCGAGACCGCGCGGGTGGGCGGCGACTGGTACGACGCGATCCCGCTGCCCGGCAGCCGGGTCGCCCTGGTCGTCGGTGACGTCATGGGCCACTCCATGACCAGTGCGGCGATCATGGGCCAGCTGCGGACGACGGCCCAGACACTCGCCGGACTCGACCTGCCCCCGCAGGAGGTCCTGCACCATCTCGACGAACAGGCGCAGCGCCTGGGCACCGACCGCATGGCGACCTGTCTCTACGCCGTCTACGACCCGGTGGCGCACCGGATCACCATCGCCAACGCCGGCCATCCCCCGCCGGTCCTGCTGCACCTGGGCGGCCGGGCCGAGGTGCTGCGGGTACCGCCGGGTGCGCCGATCGGTGTGGGCGGCGTGGACTTCGAGGCCGTGGAGCTGGACGCGCCCGCCGGAGCGACCCTGCTCCTGTACACCGACGGGCTCGTCGAGTCGCGTCTGAGAGACGTGTGGACCGGCATAGAGCAGCTGCGCGAGAAGCTCGCCGCGACCGCGCAGCTGACCGGACCCGACCACCCGCCGCCGCTTGAGGCCCTGTGCGACGAGGTGCTCGACATGCTCGGCCCGGGTGACCGGGACGACGACATCGCGCTGCTCGCCGCCCGCTTCGACGGGATCGCGCCGAGTGATGTGGCGTACTGGTTCCTGGAGCCGGAGGAGATGGCTCCCGGGCGGGCCCGTCGGCTGGCCCGCCGGGCGCTGTCCCGCTGGGGCATGGAGGAGATGAGTGACTCGGTGGAGTTGCTGGTCAGCGAGGTCGTGACGAACGCGGTGCGGTATGCCTCCCGGCCGATCACGCTACGGCTGCTGCGGACGGACGTCCTGCGCTGTGAAGTGGGGGACGACGTACCGCAGTTGCCGCGGCTGCGGCAGGCGCGGGCCACGGACGAGGGCGGGCGTGGGCTGTACCTCGTGAACAAGCTGGCTCGGCGGTGGGGGGCGACTCGGTTGAGCACCGGCAAGGTGGTGTGGTTCGAGCTCAACAGCGGGTGA
- a CDS encoding DUF402 domain-containing protein has product MADGGAVRADMAAGGSAVFWAPGSQILWRYRENGGRRFHIARPVTVVRDDSELLAVWLAPGTECVKPVLADGTAVHVEPLETRYTKPRAVTRDRWFGTGVLKLARPGEPWSVWLFWDPGWQFKNWYVNLEEPLARWSGGVDSEDHFLDISVHPDRGWHWRDEDEFAQAQRDGLMDAQLARKVREAGRSAVEVIRSWGPPFSDGWQHWRPDPSWSVPSLPSDWDRTPAHLSS; this is encoded by the coding sequence ATGGCAGACGGTGGAGCGGTGAGAGCCGACATGGCAGCGGGCGGGTCGGCGGTGTTCTGGGCGCCCGGGAGTCAGATCCTGTGGCGTTACCGGGAGAACGGCGGCAGGCGCTTCCATATCGCGCGTCCCGTCACCGTCGTACGGGACGACAGCGAGCTGCTCGCCGTCTGGCTGGCCCCGGGGACCGAGTGCGTGAAGCCGGTGCTCGCGGACGGTACGGCCGTGCACGTGGAGCCGCTGGAGACCCGCTACACCAAGCCGCGGGCCGTGACGCGCGACCGGTGGTTCGGGACCGGCGTGCTGAAGCTCGCCCGGCCCGGTGAGCCGTGGTCGGTGTGGCTGTTCTGGGATCCGGGCTGGCAGTTCAAGAACTGGTACGTGAATCTCGAGGAGCCACTGGCGCGATGGTCCGGCGGGGTCGACTCCGAGGACCACTTCCTCGACATCTCCGTGCACCCGGACCGCGGTTGGCACTGGCGGGACGAGGACGAGTTCGCGCAGGCCCAGCGGGACGGGCTGATGGACGCCCAGCTCGCGCGGAAGGTGAGGGAGGCCGGGCGGTCGGCGGTGGAGGTGATCCGCTCCTGGGGGCCGCCGTTCTCGGACGGCTGGCAGCACTGGAGGCCCGATCCGTCCTGGTCCGTCCCGTCATTGCCCTCGGACTGGGATCGCACGCCCGCGCATCTGTCCTCGTGA